From the Pocillopora verrucosa isolate sample1 chromosome 11, ASM3666991v2, whole genome shotgun sequence genome, the window CAATGCTACATATCACTGGTAAAGCAATGCTACATATCACTGGTGAAGCAATGCTACATATCACTGGTAAAGCAATGCTACATATCATTGGTAAAGCAATGCTACATATCACTGGTAAAGCAATGCTACATATCACTGGTAAAGCAATGCTACATATCACTGGTGAAGCAATGCTACATATCActgataaacatttttcttaccCAGTTGACTATGTCTCGAAGAAGagtcctctttaattcttcgTCTGTGAGACTTCGTTGGAGTTGAAACTTTGACGCTGTGTTTTCATTGCCGTATGCTCTGTCTCTTGAAGGGAAACTTTCTGTTTGCTTATTTCTACTCCAAGGATAGCGATCAAAGTAATCCTGAGAGGCTCTCTCTTCCCCTGGAAACACCTAGAGTCAAGGCTACTTAGTTATAGTACAGAACTATTCATGTTTCACGAAATAGCTAGTTTATGTGAGGCCATcacaacacagcggtcaaacgtcgggcatgcgcgTAGGGATCAATTCTGGTTTGCCGTGCGTCAATGAGAAGTGGattgaaatgaataaagaaagttacgaaacaaagaaaaataatgttaaagTTTACCTTGTTGTAAAAATTgtccttttcttctctctgaATCGACGAAAGAGGAAGCGAAGCGCATAGAATTATGCAGAGATTTATAAGAAGGACAAACGTGACGCTTCTCATGTATGCCATAGCCTGACTTGCTCGTGAATCAACGTTAGATAATCCAGTTATTTATctgcaaaaacacaaaatgaaacaaaaacaataaacaagGGACAACGCAAACTTGTGCTTGACAATGACCTCCAGCCCTAATCACTACCCAATCATTTGTTGTTCAGGGCGATCGTCAGGGCAGGGTATGtccttttaacaaaaaaatgttttcggaGAGAGTCATAACCGTTTCGACAATCTGAGCTGAACTTTATATCCTATGCGAGAACTCCAGGAGCAATCAAAGTCGAATCGAAAATTGAATGATACATGCCATTCCCAAACGGAGATGAATTCCGTTAGCGATCGCTTCAAAAACGATTATAAACTGCGAATTCTTCTCAGGGTAAACATTGTACTGTGTCTTCATTCATTGATCAAATTCTTCCATGCACAGAGGTTTAAAATGGTGCACAACACCCAAAATGTGATAGTGCAGCGTTTGTTTATTGTTCCGGGAGAATATCCATGAAAGATTCTTTATTAAACACAGGCAggtaaatgattttaatttcaagttGATACTCACGAAAATACTTTTAAGATATATGAGTTAGTTAAAAATGtgcattttgattttaaacttcTTTCTGACTCGTTTTCGACTTTTCCTTCAAATTGCAAAAGCAGAATGCGTCAggtaaatgattttaaattcaaataaataagCTTGAAAATATGTTTGAGATTTATGgatctgttttaaaaaaaactttatggTGCATTCTGATTTGAAAccgtttttattgtttgtttggaaagaaagttaaaagttattaaaaagtTATTCTCATTATTATTTCGTAAGTTCGAGCACGACTCATGACGTCACATCATGTTACCTTAGCAACTGACGGCTTAGATGCGTTTCCAAAGAATGATGACAACGAGAATGAGAAGTCTAACTACACATGAATTACATGTAATGATAACGGGTAACGGTACGTCGAATAATGGCACTAATATTGAAAGGAATACACACGAAATGATCTTAGTGCGGTTTCAAAAGAGAGCCATTTTTAGTTAGAGTCAGTTTGTTTGATGGTGCGTCTGAGACGGAATGTTACTAAAACTAGGAAAAAGGGACTGGGAACGGAGAATGGGAAACGTGTGATCAGCGGTAATCCGCCTAAGAATTCAAAATGGTGGATAACTAAACGGAGGAAGGGTCTAGGCCCGAGTTGTTTGAGCTCAGTCGTCAGAGCAAACAACATGGACGATGATTAAAGTATTTGagttcaaaactgtttttttcctctgataTATGTAGCTGGTGCGTTAGAAATCGGGTCTTCGGAGAGGTGAGTGTCTGAGAATTAGTTTTAGGCGACTTAACATTTGAATAAGTTATTACGAACTTCAGCAAACGTGTTTGCAAAAAAGGTTTGCCGCACAGCAAACACTTTCAATAGTCTTGCATTAAATGATAATACACCTTCACTTTGGTGaagtaattcaaaatttttgctGTTTCATCTGACATTATCAGTAATGCCATAAACTGAGCGATTGAAAATAGATTGGAATGTGATTCATGCCGCGTAAACAGATTTCAAATATGAACTAATACGTAAATATCTGGAAAAAGTTTTTCGATGCCATTAAATGAATATATTTCTTCCCGTAGGCTTACGATTAGTACCACCGCAAGACAGAGAAACAGACCATAATAGCTCGTGCGAGCTTCGCATGTCGGCGAAGATAAGAAACACACTAAGTTGTGTGATTTAAAATGTAAGCAAAGAGTACGGTAGTAAATATTAACTTGTCATCCgccattttaaatttcatgCGGGTTACTGCGATacatttgttcctttttcaacGTTCCTCGTTACCAATAGACCTCTTAGAATA encodes:
- the LOC131789829 gene encoding uncharacterized protein — its product is MAYMRSVTFVLLINLCIILCASLPLSSIQREEKDNFYNKVFPGEERASQDYFDRYPWSRNKQTESFPSRDRAYGNENTASKFQLQRSLTDEELKRTLLRDIVNWKNGNNFEKREPQRKCRIHPGYIGCSRQQTQNEDEARNKDMEPFNRDPGANLSDEDKDRIKQYDAEIERTFRALEREMDGRKLL